The following coding sequences lie in one Moritella viscosa genomic window:
- the uvrA gene encoding UvrABC system protein A, translating into MDQIIVRGARTHNLKDINVELPRDKLIVITGLSGSGKSSLAFDTLYAEGQRRYVESLSAYARQFLSLMEKPDVDHIEGLSPAISIEQKSTSHNPRSTVGTITEIYDYLRLLFARVGEPRCPTHNAPLAAQTITQMVDHVLELETGRKLMLLAPIVKERKGEHVKTLAGLASQGYIRARIDGEVCDLSDPPALDLHKKHTIEVVIDRFKVRDDLQLRLSESFETALNLSGGTAYIVDMDESDAEPIVFSANFACPHCGYSMAELEPRIFSFNNPAGACHTCDGLGVQQYFDHDRVIINADLSLSGGAIRGWDKRNFYYFQMLSSLAKHYKFDLTKPFNSLASEVQGYILQGSGEQEIEFNYVNDRGDIVVRCHAFEGIIPNMQRRYKETESNAVREELGKYLTTKSCETCSGSRLRQEARHVYIQETTLPEVSHMAIGEAFEFFSKMALPGQKGQIAEKILKEIGDRLGFLVNVGLNYLSLERSAETLSGGEAQRIRLASQIGAGLVGVMYVLDEPSIGLHQRDNERLLQTLIHLRDLGNTVIVVEHDEDAIRAADYVLDIGPGAGVHGGEIVARGNVDDILKSENSLTADYLSGRKAIEIPAQRTPLTDKWVHLKGASGNNLKNVDLSVPVGVMTCVTGVSGSGKSTLINDTFFKIAHIELNGATVTVPSPYTSIEGLDQLDKVVDIDQSPIGRTPRSNPATYTGIFTAIREIFAGTQEARSRGYKPGRFSFNVKGGRCEACQGDGLIKVEMHFLPDVYVPCDNCKSQRYNRETLEVRYKGKNIHEVLNMTVEEANTFFAPIPPIARKLQTLMDVGLSYIRLGQSATTLSGGEAQRVKLAKELSKRDTGQTLYILDEPTTGLHFHDIKLLMKVLHRLRDHGNTIVIIEHNLDVVKTADWVIDLGPEGGSGGGEILVAGTPETVSEHPDSHTARFLKPMLERAKQLSTFN; encoded by the coding sequence ATGGATCAAATCATTGTTCGGGGCGCACGCACCCATAACCTTAAAGATATCAATGTTGAACTACCTCGTGATAAGCTGATTGTAATCACAGGGTTGTCGGGTTCTGGTAAATCGTCATTAGCATTTGATACGCTTTATGCAGAAGGTCAACGCCGTTATGTAGAATCGCTTTCTGCTTACGCCCGACAGTTTTTATCTTTGATGGAAAAGCCCGATGTCGATCATATTGAAGGTTTGTCACCAGCGATCTCTATCGAGCAAAAATCCACATCACATAACCCACGCTCCACAGTCGGTACCATTACCGAAATTTATGATTACTTACGCTTATTATTTGCTCGGGTTGGAGAACCACGCTGTCCAACCCATAATGCACCTTTAGCGGCACAAACCATTACCCAAATGGTAGATCATGTGTTGGAATTAGAGACCGGGCGTAAACTTATGCTGCTCGCGCCGATCGTGAAAGAACGTAAAGGTGAGCATGTTAAAACGCTGGCGGGCTTAGCCAGTCAAGGTTATATACGAGCACGCATCGATGGTGAAGTCTGCGATCTATCCGATCCGCCAGCTTTAGATCTACATAAAAAGCACACCATTGAAGTTGTCATCGATCGTTTTAAAGTTCGTGATGATCTACAATTACGTCTATCCGAGTCTTTTGAAACCGCACTAAACTTATCAGGCGGCACCGCTTACATTGTCGATATGGATGAAAGCGATGCAGAACCGATCGTCTTTTCAGCTAACTTTGCTTGCCCACATTGTGGTTACAGCATGGCAGAGCTTGAACCAAGGATCTTCTCATTCAACAATCCAGCAGGTGCTTGTCATACCTGTGATGGGCTTGGTGTTCAACAATACTTTGATCACGATCGTGTTATCATTAATGCTGATCTGAGCCTCTCAGGTGGCGCGATCCGTGGTTGGGATAAACGTAATTTTTATTACTTCCAAATGCTCAGCTCACTGGCGAAACACTACAAGTTTGATTTGACTAAACCATTTAATTCATTAGCCAGTGAAGTACAAGGTTATATTCTGCAAGGCAGTGGCGAGCAAGAAATTGAATTTAACTATGTGAATGATCGCGGTGATATCGTCGTTCGCTGCCACGCTTTCGAAGGCATCATTCCGAATATGCAGCGCCGTTACAAAGAAACCGAATCGAATGCGGTACGTGAAGAACTTGGTAAATACTTAACCACTAAGTCTTGCGAGACCTGTTCAGGTTCTCGTCTACGTCAAGAAGCTCGCCACGTTTACATTCAAGAAACCACCTTACCAGAAGTGTCGCATATGGCCATAGGTGAAGCATTCGAATTCTTTTCCAAAATGGCGCTACCAGGTCAAAAAGGCCAGATAGCCGAAAAGATCCTTAAAGAGATTGGTGATCGTCTTGGCTTCTTAGTCAATGTAGGTCTGAATTATTTAAGCCTAGAGCGCAGCGCCGAAACGCTATCTGGCGGTGAAGCACAGCGTATTCGTCTTGCTAGCCAAATTGGTGCTGGTCTGGTTGGCGTGATGTACGTGCTCGATGAACCTTCGATCGGTTTGCACCAACGAGATAATGAACGCTTATTACAAACCCTGATCCATCTACGTGATCTTGGCAATACAGTGATAGTGGTTGAACACGATGAAGATGCGATCCGTGCGGCCGATTATGTCCTAGATATTGGTCCAGGTGCTGGTGTGCATGGTGGCGAGATCGTGGCACGAGGTAACGTGGATGATATCTTGAAAAGTGAAAACTCACTGACCGCCGATTATCTCAGTGGTCGTAAAGCAATTGAGATCCCAGCGCAACGTACACCATTAACCGACAAATGGGTTCATTTAAAAGGAGCAAGCGGCAACAACCTTAAAAATGTTGATTTGTCCGTGCCAGTTGGCGTAATGACCTGTGTAACAGGTGTGTCAGGTTCAGGTAAATCAACCCTCATTAATGATACCTTCTTTAAGATCGCGCATATTGAATTGAACGGCGCAACGGTGACAGTCCCTTCACCTTACACCTCCATTGAAGGTTTAGATCAGCTTGATAAAGTTGTCGACATTGATCAAAGTCCAATCGGCCGAACCCCGCGTTCTAACCCTGCAACTTATACTGGTATTTTCACCGCTATCCGCGAGATCTTTGCCGGAACACAAGAAGCACGTTCGCGTGGTTATAAACCAGGTCGATTTAGTTTTAACGTGAAAGGCGGTCGCTGTGAAGCTTGCCAAGGTGATGGTCTAATTAAAGTAGAAATGCACTTCTTACCTGATGTTTATGTCCCTTGTGACAACTGCAAAAGCCAACGTTATAACCGTGAAACATTAGAAGTCCGCTACAAAGGCAAAAATATTCACGAAGTATTAAATATGACCGTCGAAGAAGCGAATACCTTCTTTGCACCAATCCCACCTATCGCACGTAAATTACAAACCTTAATGGATGTAGGTCTGTCTTACATACGCCTCGGTCAGTCTGCGACGACGTTATCTGGTGGTGAAGCACAACGCGTGAAACTAGCGAAAGAGTTATCAAAACGCGATACAGGCCAAACTTTGTATATCTTAGACGAACCAACGACAGGTTTGCATTTTCATGATATTAAATTACTCATGAAAGTATTACATCGCTTACGCGATCACGGTAATACTATCGTCATTATTGAGCATAACCTTGATGTCGTGAAGACAGCAGATTGGGTGATCGATCTCGGTCCAGAAGGTGGCAGCGGCGGTGGTGAGATTCTTGTCGCCGGAACACCGGAAACCGTATCTGAACATCCAGACAGTCATACTGCACGTTTTCTAAAACCCATGTTAGAACGCGCAAAACAACTGAGTACTTTCAACTAA
- a CDS encoding O-antigen polymerase, translating to MNLTTLKKGFFITFAVYMLIGMHYFQHNGGGSGLHLPFNAIGWMFISTLIGIGLWQATLQAKLVYSQMSLLFIAATLVMLLPVLYADPIVAGLSYTRLFGLVGGLLFFVALQQLQLAQQQRLTLLYLILGAVFIEALFSLVQYYLLPVNNTLGYHKSANRPYGIFQQPNVSASFLTTGIALALYLLTQTKLDEKKKRLFCYITTFMAIIPVVLLQSRTGYLSLLIAPALMLPWVWQQLRESEQSESLLIWLVCSVIAVAIGAYSLETANKVARSAAALTDPGARVPIYLHGLAMWLEKPFLGWGYGSFEVAYLNSYSQALSQGLALPGSPENLDHPHNELLYWGIEGGLVALAGIALLMIGFLRIIVKQPLWQAMALLGLVFPLVLHSQTEYPFYHAVVHWVVFLTLVWYICSRYSNTKTIKFSYTFLLRTLALFIPLVTGLFMLTTLHTNKLLTQYERSDRSNITPLTKVVNPVAWITRLEFNTMMYRLQIAIYNNDIAELNHYMDWAAEISQKTPRANIYINWSRALAKLGKKEESAILLKQTVLLYPTNKLVQKFAASQANTTQPQ from the coding sequence ATGAATCTAACAACATTGAAAAAAGGATTTTTCATTACGTTCGCCGTGTATATGTTGATCGGGATGCATTATTTTCAACATAACGGCGGCGGTTCAGGACTGCACTTGCCTTTTAATGCGATTGGTTGGATGTTTATTTCAACCTTAATCGGCATTGGTTTGTGGCAAGCGACATTACAAGCGAAACTGGTTTACTCCCAAATGAGCTTACTGTTTATCGCTGCCACGCTAGTCATGCTACTACCGGTATTATATGCCGACCCTATCGTTGCTGGTCTCAGTTATACCCGCTTATTTGGTTTAGTCGGTGGTTTACTGTTTTTTGTTGCTCTGCAGCAATTACAGCTTGCTCAGCAACAACGCCTGACGCTATTATATTTAATTTTAGGCGCCGTATTTATCGAGGCACTGTTTAGTCTCGTCCAATACTATTTGCTACCGGTTAATAATACCCTTGGTTATCATAAAAGCGCCAATCGTCCCTATGGTATTTTTCAACAACCCAATGTCTCTGCTTCATTTTTAACAACAGGTATTGCCCTCGCTTTATACCTGCTGACACAAACTAAATTGGATGAAAAAAAGAAACGTCTATTTTGCTATATCACCACTTTCATGGCCATTATTCCCGTTGTATTGCTGCAATCTCGAACTGGTTACCTATCATTATTAATTGCACCGGCGCTCATGTTACCTTGGGTGTGGCAACAATTACGGGAGTCTGAACAATCAGAAAGTCTGTTAATTTGGTTAGTTTGTAGTGTTATCGCTGTTGCCATTGGTGCTTACTCGTTAGAAACCGCAAACAAAGTAGCGCGTTCTGCAGCCGCGCTAACAGATCCAGGCGCACGCGTGCCTATCTATCTACATGGGTTAGCTATGTGGTTAGAGAAACCTTTCCTCGGTTGGGGTTACGGTAGCTTTGAAGTCGCGTATCTCAATTCGTACAGCCAAGCACTGAGCCAAGGGCTGGCATTACCTGGATCACCAGAAAATCTTGACCACCCACATAATGAATTATTATATTGGGGTATCGAAGGTGGCCTTGTTGCATTAGCTGGGATCGCGTTATTAATGATTGGTTTCTTACGTATTATCGTCAAGCAGCCATTATGGCAAGCGATGGCGTTATTAGGACTGGTATTTCCATTGGTTTTACATAGCCAGACAGAATATCCGTTTTATCATGCCGTCGTGCATTGGGTGGTATTCTTAACCTTGGTTTGGTATATCTGCAGTCGTTATAGCAATACCAAAACAATCAAATTTAGTTACACCTTTTTATTGCGTACCTTAGCATTATTTATCCCCTTAGTTACGGGGTTATTTATGCTAACGACATTGCATACGAATAAATTGTTAACCCAATATGAGCGCAGTGATCGCAGTAATATAACGCCACTGACAAAAGTCGTCAATCCAGTCGCTTGGATCACACGATTAGAGTTCAACACTATGATGTATCGCTTGCAAATCGCGATATACAATAACGATATAGCAGAGCTGAATCACTATATGGATTGGGCTGCAGAGATTTCACAAAAAACACCAAGAGCAAATATTTATATTAATTGGAGTCGCGCCTTAGCAAAATTAGGTAAAAAAGAAGAATCAGCGATACTGTTAAAACAGACTGTACTTCTCTACCCAACGAATAAATTAGTGCAAAAATTTGCCGCGAGTCAAGCTAACACTACTCAGCCTCAGTAA
- a CDS encoding aminotransferase class-V, producing MSITSFYPPQRTLMGPGPSDVYPNVLQALSRPTVGHLDPTFVKMMDEVKELLQYAFQTKNPCTMAVSAPGSAGMETCFVNLIEPGDKVIVCINGVFGGRMAENVTRSGGVLVKVEDEWGKPVDPEKLEAALKAHPDAKIVAFVHAETSTGVLSDAKTLCALARQHGCLSIVDAVTSLGGVPLYVDDWGIDAIYSGTQKCLSCVPGISPVSFSPAAVERIQNRTVPVQSWFLDQTLVMSYWSGEGKRTYHHTAPVNTLYALHESLVQLQTEGLENAWERHAKQHLALRAGLEKMGIEFIVDEACRLPQLNTVVIPEGVDDAAVRNQLLQTYNLEIGAGLGAFAGKAWRIGLMGYAARAENVALCLRALEETLN from the coding sequence ATGAGCATTACCTCTTTTTACCCACCACAACGTACTTTGATGGGACCTGGTCCTTCAGATGTTTATCCGAACGTATTACAAGCATTAAGTCGTCCAACCGTTGGTCATCTTGACCCGACATTTGTAAAAATGATGGATGAAGTAAAAGAATTGCTGCAGTATGCATTTCAAACCAAGAATCCTTGTACTATGGCGGTTTCTGCTCCTGGTTCTGCAGGTATGGAAACTTGCTTTGTGAATTTGATTGAGCCTGGTGACAAAGTCATTGTATGTATCAATGGTGTGTTTGGTGGCCGCATGGCTGAAAACGTAACACGCTCTGGTGGCGTACTGGTTAAAGTAGAAGATGAATGGGGCAAACCTGTTGATCCAGAAAAACTTGAAGCGGCGTTAAAAGCCCACCCCGATGCTAAAATCGTCGCATTTGTACATGCTGAAACATCAACAGGTGTTCTTTCTGATGCCAAGACTCTTTGTGCACTAGCAAGACAACACGGTTGCTTGTCGATTGTTGATGCGGTGACGTCACTCGGTGGCGTGCCATTGTATGTAGATGATTGGGGCATTGATGCAATTTATTCTGGTACTCAGAAGTGCTTATCTTGTGTTCCGGGTATCTCTCCGGTGAGCTTCAGCCCTGCAGCCGTAGAAAGAATTCAAAACCGTACTGTGCCAGTGCAAAGTTGGTTCTTAGATCAAACACTCGTGATGAGCTATTGGTCAGGTGAAGGTAAACGTACTTATCACCATACTGCGCCAGTAAATACTTTATATGCATTACATGAATCATTAGTGCAATTACAAACTGAAGGCCTAGAGAACGCATGGGAACGTCATGCAAAGCAACACTTAGCATTACGTGCTGGTTTAGAGAAAATGGGCATTGAGTTTATTGTTGATGAAGCATGTCGTTTACCACAGCTAAATACGGTCGTGATTCCTGAGGGGGTTGATGATGCAGCTGTACGTAACCAATTATTACAAACCTATAACCTTGAAATTGGTGCCGGTCTGGGCGCATTCGCAGGTAAAGCATGGCGTATTGGTCTAATGGGTTATGCGGCGCGTGCTGAAAATGTTGCATTGTGTTTACGTGCGTTAGAAGAAACCTTAAATTAA
- a CDS encoding membrane protein, MarC family: MQMEIISAAVMLFLIMDPLGNLPIFLSILKHIDKKRRRAVMIRELLIALFVMLLFLFLGERILGFLSLKQEAVSIAGGIILFLIAIKMIFPTEGGLTGLAAGEEPFIVPMAIPLLAGPSILAALLLLAHQDPDKMFEWSAALLIAWGLSAFILMFYEGFNRILGEKGLAAVERLMGMLLVMISVQMLLDGIADYLAKVS; this comes from the coding sequence ATGCAAATGGAAATAATCTCGGCAGCGGTGATGCTATTTTTGATCATGGATCCGTTAGGTAATTTACCGATATTTTTGTCTATTTTAAAACATATAGATAAGAAACGTCGACGTGCTGTCATGATACGAGAATTATTAATTGCACTGTTTGTGATGCTGTTATTCTTATTCTTAGGTGAAAGGATCCTTGGTTTTTTAAGTCTAAAACAAGAAGCGGTGAGTATCGCCGGTGGTATTATCCTGTTCTTGATCGCAATTAAGATGATCTTCCCGACTGAAGGTGGGTTAACGGGCCTCGCCGCAGGTGAAGAGCCGTTTATTGTGCCAATGGCGATCCCGTTATTAGCGGGACCCTCAATCCTTGCTGCGTTGTTATTATTAGCCCATCAAGACCCTGATAAAATGTTTGAATGGTCTGCTGCTTTACTTATTGCTTGGGGGCTAAGTGCCTTTATTTTAATGTTCTATGAAGGGTTTAATCGTATTCTCGGCGAGAAAGGGTTGGCTGCAGTTGAGCGACTGATGGGAATGTTATTGGTGATGATATCGGTACAGATGTTACTGGATGGTATCGCTGATTATCTTGCGAAAGTAAGCTAA
- the bioH gene encoding carboxylesterase BioH yields MPKVFATKIKSVSRNTELHVDIVGDGPDLVLLHGWGLNSACWQSIVPLLSAHYRLHLVDLPGFGFSHDSHVASQSLADITDALVKVVPDNAVWLGWSLGGLCATHFALAHPQRVSVLVTVASSPKFMATSQMDESAAWPGIAEKVLAQFQQQLKQNLSQTINRFLAIQAMGSETAKQDIKQLKSLLAARPQPHEQALSNGLRLLETVDLRAQLASLSMPFYRCYGRLDSLVPQATVAWIDSYLPQSPSIIFKASSHAPFISEPTLFVNKLEAFINNSL; encoded by the coding sequence ATGCCAAAAGTCTTCGCCACAAAAATTAAAAGTGTAAGTCGTAACACAGAGTTACATGTCGATATTGTCGGTGACGGCCCAGACTTAGTGTTATTACATGGTTGGGGATTAAATAGTGCGTGTTGGCAATCTATTGTTCCGTTACTATCAGCGCACTATCGATTACATTTAGTTGATCTACCTGGTTTTGGTTTTAGTCATGATAGTCATGTTGCAAGTCAGTCGCTGGCTGATATTACTGATGCATTAGTTAAAGTGGTACCTGACAATGCAGTTTGGTTGGGGTGGTCGTTAGGTGGGCTTTGTGCTACCCATTTTGCGCTAGCACACCCCCAGCGAGTTTCTGTATTGGTTACCGTCGCCAGTTCACCTAAATTTATGGCTACATCACAAATGGATGAATCAGCTGCTTGGCCTGGCATTGCTGAAAAAGTATTAGCGCAATTCCAACAACAGTTAAAACAAAATTTATCACAAACTATTAATCGTTTTTTAGCCATTCAAGCGATGGGCAGTGAAACGGCTAAACAAGACATTAAACAATTAAAGTCTTTATTAGCTGCGCGTCCACAACCGCATGAACAAGCATTAAGTAACGGTTTACGATTATTAGAGACTGTGGATTTACGCGCACAGTTAGCTTCATTATCAATGCCATTTTATCGTTGTTATGGTCGGTTAGATTCACTGGTACCACAAGCGACTGTCGCATGGATAGATAGTTATCTACCGCAATCACCGAGCATTATATTTAAAGCTTCTTCTCATGCGCCTTTTATTTCAGAACCGACACTTTTTGTTAATAAACTGGAGGCATTTATTAACAATTCGTTATAA
- the nfuA gene encoding Fe/S biogenesis protein NfuA: MITITEAAQTHFVKLLSNQKDGTNIRVFVVNPGTANAECGVSYCPPEAIESSDIVLPYSGFDALIDDMSKPFLTDAYIDFVTDKMGSQLTLKAPNAKIRAVADDAPLAERVDYVIQTEVNPQLAGHGGNVVLTEITDDGIAILQFGGGCNGCSQVDFTLKEGIEKQLLELFPEELTAVKDATEHQAGEHSYY; encoded by the coding sequence ATGATAACAATTACTGAAGCGGCACAAACTCATTTTGTAAAATTACTTAGCAACCAAAAAGACGGCACTAACATTCGCGTATTCGTCGTTAATCCAGGCACAGCAAATGCAGAGTGTGGCGTATCATATTGTCCACCTGAAGCAATTGAAAGTTCTGATATTGTATTACCATACAGTGGTTTTGATGCGTTAATTGATGACATGAGCAAACCATTCCTAACCGATGCTTATATCGATTTTGTAACGGATAAAATGGGCTCTCAATTAACACTTAAAGCGCCCAACGCAAAAATAAGAGCTGTTGCAGATGATGCACCACTTGCAGAACGCGTTGACTATGTAATCCAAACTGAAGTTAACCCACAACTTGCAGGACATGGTGGTAACGTGGTATTGACTGAAATCACTGATGATGGCATTGCTATCTTACAATTTGGTGGTGGTTGTAATGGTTGTAGCCAAGTAGACTTTACGTTAAAAGAAGGGATAGAAAAACAATTACTAGAATTGTTCCCAGAAGAACTAACGGCTGTTAAAGATGCAACAGAACACCAAGCCGGTGAGCACTCTTACTACTAA
- the gpsA gene encoding glycerol-3-phosphate dehydrogenase [NAD(P)+] encodes MMATDTALITVLGAGSYGTSLAMSLARNGNKTVLWGHNPLHVAELAKARSNEAYLPGIAFPDALVLEADLEKAVATSRDILIVVPSHVFGDVLTLIKPFLREDSRISWATKGLEAETGRLLQDVATDILGTHYPLAVLSGPTFAKELAAGLPTAISVSSTDPQFADDISHLLHCGRSLRTYTNNDFIGVQLGGAVKNVIAIGAGLSDGLGFGANARTALITRGLTELCRLGEALGAEKNTFMGMSCLGDLVLTCTDNQSRNRRFGLALGAGKGVDEAQAEIGQVVEGYRNTKEVYLLSARLGVEMPITEQIYQVLYENKPPKEAALALLARDKKGE; translated from the coding sequence ATGATGGCGACTGATACAGCCTTGATTACAGTACTCGGTGCTGGCTCTTATGGTACTTCATTGGCGATGTCATTAGCACGTAATGGTAACAAAACCGTATTGTGGGGTCATAATCCACTGCACGTTGCCGAACTTGCTAAAGCACGCAGTAATGAAGCGTACTTACCGGGTATCGCTTTTCCTGATGCTTTGGTATTGGAGGCGGACCTTGAGAAAGCTGTTGCCACAAGCAGAGATATTCTGATTGTGGTACCGAGTCATGTTTTTGGTGATGTATTAACGCTGATTAAACCATTTTTGCGTGAAGACTCTCGTATATCTTGGGCAACGAAAGGGCTGGAAGCTGAAACAGGACGTCTGTTACAAGATGTTGCGACTGACATTCTCGGTACGCATTATCCTTTAGCTGTACTTTCTGGACCTACATTTGCGAAAGAGCTAGCAGCGGGTTTGCCTACTGCGATAAGCGTGTCATCGACAGACCCACAGTTTGCAGATGATATTTCACATTTGCTGCATTGCGGTCGTAGTTTACGTACTTATACCAATAATGATTTTATTGGTGTACAACTTGGCGGTGCGGTGAAAAACGTGATTGCTATTGGTGCCGGTTTATCTGATGGACTTGGTTTTGGTGCGAATGCACGAACTGCTTTAATTACACGTGGTTTGACAGAGTTATGTCGTCTTGGTGAAGCATTAGGTGCAGAAAAAAATACCTTTATGGGTATGTCTTGCTTGGGTGATTTGGTACTAACCTGTACTGATAACCAAAGTCGCAATCGTCGTTTTGGTCTTGCACTGGGTGCAGGTAAAGGCGTTGATGAAGCACAAGCTGAGATTGGTCAAGTTGTTGAAGGCTATCGCAATACCAAAGAGGTTTATTTGTTATCTGCTCGTCTTGGCGTTGAAATGCCAATTACGGAGCAAATATATCAAGTGTTATATGAGAATAAGCCTCCAAAAGAAGCGGCTTTAGCACTATTAGCACGAGATAAAAAAGGCGAATAA
- the secB gene encoding protein-export protein SecB, whose amino-acid sequence MSESASQQEFNIQRVYIKDVSFECPNSPAIFQQEWKPEVKLDLDTRSSKLGDGVFEVVLSLTVTAKDGDTVAFLCEVQQAGIFTVGELSEGQLAHCLGAFCPNILFPYARETIASLVSRGSFPQLNLAPVNFDALFASYVQQAQQAAEAPAEQKLDS is encoded by the coding sequence ATGTCAGAATCAGCAAGCCAACAAGAATTTAATATCCAACGCGTTTACATTAAAGACGTGTCTTTTGAATGCCCTAACTCTCCAGCGATTTTTCAACAAGAATGGAAACCTGAAGTTAAATTAGATCTCGATACTCGTAGTTCTAAACTTGGTGACGGCGTATTTGAAGTTGTATTATCACTTACCGTGACAGCTAAAGATGGCGACACAGTGGCTTTCTTATGTGAAGTTCAACAAGCAGGTATCTTTACTGTTGGTGAATTAAGCGAAGGTCAATTAGCACATTGTCTAGGTGCTTTCTGCCCAAATATCTTATTCCCATATGCACGTGAAACAATTGCTAGTTTAGTGAGCCGTGGTTCTTTCCCACAGCTTAACCTTGCGCCAGTTAACTTCGATGCACTGTTTGCGTCTTATGTTCAACAAGCGCAACAAGCAGCTGAAGCTCCTGCAGAGCAAAAACTGGACTCGTAA
- the gpmI gene encoding 2,3-bisphosphoglycerate-independent phosphoglycerate mutase: MSKAKKTIALIIMDGWGHRLDHENNAVASAKTPILDKLWQESPSMLISSSGLDVGLPDGQMGNSEVGHVNIGAGRIVYQNLTKIDKAIGDGEFYQNPALVKAVDTAVANNKAVHILGLASPGGVHSHDDQILAMIELAAKQGATKIYLHAFLDGRDTPPRSAQGTLEKCDAKFAEVGVGRTATLIGRYFAMDRDNRWDRVKEAYELFTQAKSQYKAETALAGLEAAYARDENDEFVKATVIGEAAPINDGDAVIFMNFRADRAREITRAFVDTDFSGFERSVTPKLADFVMLTEYAANIDTSIAFPSHKLVNTLGSVLEQQHKTQLRISETEKYAHVTFFFNGGVEDAFTGEDRELIPSPQVATYDLQPEMNSEMLTDKLVSAIESEKYDVIICNYPNGDMVGHTGVFDAAVKACEAVDQSIGRVVKALEKVGGECLITADHGNAEMMINPETGGIHTAHTNLPVPLIYFGRNAEPAETGRLSDLAPTILTLLGQEIPAEMTGKNLMNLK, encoded by the coding sequence ATGTCTAAAGCTAAGAAAACAATTGCGCTTATCATCATGGATGGCTGGGGCCACCGTCTTGATCATGAAAATAATGCAGTTGCCAGTGCAAAAACACCTATTTTAGATAAACTTTGGCAAGAATCCCCAAGCATGTTAATTTCAAGTTCAGGCTTAGATGTGGGTCTACCAGATGGTCAAATGGGTAATTCAGAAGTTGGTCATGTCAATATTGGTGCTGGTCGTATCGTTTATCAAAATTTAACTAAAATCGACAAAGCGATCGGCGATGGTGAATTTTATCAAAATCCAGCACTTGTTAAAGCCGTTGATACCGCGGTTGCAAATAATAAGGCCGTGCACATTCTAGGCTTAGCGTCTCCAGGTGGCGTACATAGTCACGACGATCAGATCCTAGCCATGATCGAACTTGCAGCAAAGCAAGGGGCAACAAAAATTTATCTACACGCATTCTTAGATGGCCGTGATACACCACCACGTAGCGCACAAGGTACACTAGAAAAATGTGATGCTAAATTTGCTGAAGTTGGGGTAGGTAGAACAGCTACATTAATCGGCCGCTATTTTGCGATGGACCGAGATAATCGTTGGGATCGCGTTAAAGAAGCCTATGAGTTATTTACGCAAGCTAAAAGCCAATATAAAGCAGAGACGGCACTAGCTGGCCTTGAAGCCGCTTATGCACGTGATGAAAATGATGAGTTCGTAAAAGCGACAGTCATTGGCGAAGCAGCACCAATTAATGATGGAGATGCCGTCATTTTTATGAATTTCCGTGCTGATCGTGCACGTGAAATTACCCGTGCATTTGTCGACACCGACTTCTCCGGTTTCGAGCGTAGTGTTACACCGAAACTTGCTGATTTTGTTATGCTAACTGAATATGCAGCAAACATTGATACCAGCATCGCATTCCCTTCCCATAAGTTAGTTAATACCTTAGGTTCAGTACTTGAACAACAACATAAAACGCAATTACGTATTTCTGAAACAGAAAAATATGCCCACGTGACCTTCTTTTTTAATGGTGGCGTTGAAGACGCTTTCACAGGTGAAGATCGTGAATTAATCCCATCACCACAAGTAGCAACTTACGACTTACAACCTGAGATGAATTCAGAAATGCTCACTGACAAGTTAGTATCCGCAATTGAGAGTGAAAAATACGATGTCATTATTTGTAACTATCCGAATGGAGATATGGTTGGCCATACAGGTGTATTTGATGCGGCAGTAAAAGCATGTGAAGCAGTTGATCAATCAATTGGTCGTGTGGTTAAAGCATTAGAAAAAGTGGGTGGTGAATGCTTGATCACAGCCGATCACGGCAATGCTGAAATGATGATCAATCCAGAAACGGGTGGTATCCATACTGCACATACTAACTTACCTGTACCATTGATTTATTTTGGTCGTAATGCCGAGCCAGCAGAGACAGGTCGCCTATCTGATTTAGCTCCAACCATCTTGACTTTACTTGGTCAAGAAATTCCAGCGGAAATGACTGGTAAGAACCTGATGAATCTGAAATAA